In one Curtobacterium citreum genomic region, the following are encoded:
- a CDS encoding ABC transporter permease, with the protein MIRYVVTRLWQAALTLALASVVVFFGVRQLPGDPALALAGEEASPERLAAVRADLGLDDSLLVQYWRFVVNALQGDFGQSTRTGTPVTELLGSTLPVTLWLALYAIVVAVVVGVALGTLAERYRGRWPEWMANAAALVGLSVPNFWLGILAIVWLAAGLGWFPASGYVPVTSDPLGALHHLTLPALILGTSLAAVIMRQTRASMIETMKTDFVRTARAKGLSRPRVLFRYGLRNSMIVVVTIVGLQLGGLISGAVVTERIFALPGFGKLTLDAVFTRDYPVIQAVVLVITLGYVLINFAVDVLYSVINPKIRVGGTA; encoded by the coding sequence GTGATCCGGTACGTCGTGACCCGACTCTGGCAGGCGGCGCTCACGCTCGCCCTCGCCTCGGTCGTCGTGTTCTTCGGGGTCCGGCAGCTGCCGGGCGACCCCGCCCTGGCCCTCGCCGGGGAAGAGGCGAGTCCCGAGCGGCTCGCGGCGGTCCGCGCGGACCTCGGCCTCGACGACTCCCTGCTCGTGCAGTACTGGCGCTTCGTGGTCAACGCGCTGCAGGGCGACTTCGGCCAGTCGACGCGCACGGGGACGCCCGTCACCGAGCTGCTCGGCTCGACCCTGCCGGTCACGCTGTGGCTCGCGCTGTACGCGATCGTCGTGGCGGTCGTCGTCGGGGTCGCCCTCGGCACCCTCGCCGAGCGGTACCGCGGCCGTTGGCCCGAGTGGATGGCGAACGCTGCCGCGCTCGTCGGCCTGAGCGTCCCGAACTTCTGGCTCGGGATCCTGGCGATCGTGTGGCTCGCCGCGGGGCTCGGCTGGTTCCCGGCGTCCGGCTACGTCCCGGTGACGAGCGACCCCCTCGGCGCCCTGCACCACCTGACGCTGCCGGCCCTGATCCTCGGGACCTCGCTCGCCGCCGTGATCATGCGGCAGACCCGTGCCTCGATGATCGAGACGATGAAGACCGACTTCGTCCGCACCGCCCGCGCGAAGGGCCTCAGCCGCCCGCGCGTGCTGTTCCGGTACGGACTGCGCAACTCGATGATCGTCGTCGTGACGATCGTCGGCCTGCAGCTCGGCGGGCTCATCTCCGGCGCGGTCGTCACGGAGCGCATCTTCGCGCTGCCGGGCTTCGGCAAGCTCACGCTCGACGCCGTCTTCACCCGCGACTACCCGGTCATCCAGGCCGTCGTCCTCGTGATCACCCTCGGCTACGTCCTCATCAACTTCGCCGTGGACGTCCTGTACTCCGTCATCAACCCGAAGATCCGCGTGGGGGGCACCGCATGA
- a CDS encoding ABC transporter permease, whose product MTTITAPFDLGSSRGRVWKQVRTNRLGMTGGIMLAVVVLAGVTAPLVAPYDPTTTHFDLPFQVPFTVGFGLGTDDLGRDILSRTLYGIQVSLVVGVLSVLLAVVVGTPLGLLAGYWRWLDAIISRLTDVALAFPFLIIAVGLAAISGPSLTNAVIAIGISHVPAMIRIVRGETLRITSADFVTSAKTLDAGGARIILQHVLPNCVSAIIVQATVIMPVAVIGEALLSFLGLGIQPPTPSLGIMLSDAQQYLGQAPWAAVVPGVAIAVVCLGFNLFGDALRDALDPTASDRK is encoded by the coding sequence ATGACCACCATCACAGCGCCGTTCGACCTCGGGTCGAGCCGCGGTCGCGTCTGGAAGCAGGTCCGGACGAACCGCCTCGGCATGACCGGCGGCATCATGCTCGCCGTCGTCGTCCTCGCCGGGGTCACCGCCCCGCTCGTCGCCCCGTACGACCCCACCACGACGCACTTCGACCTGCCGTTCCAGGTGCCGTTCACCGTCGGCTTCGGCCTGGGCACCGACGACCTCGGGCGCGACATCCTCTCCCGCACGCTGTACGGCATCCAGGTCTCGCTCGTCGTGGGCGTCCTGTCGGTCCTGCTCGCGGTCGTCGTCGGCACCCCGCTCGGGCTGCTCGCCGGGTACTGGCGCTGGCTCGACGCGATCATCAGCCGTCTGACGGACGTCGCACTCGCCTTCCCGTTCCTCATCATCGCGGTCGGACTGGCCGCGATCAGCGGACCGAGCCTGACGAACGCGGTGATCGCCATCGGCATCTCGCACGTCCCGGCGATGATCCGCATCGTCCGCGGCGAGACGCTCCGGATCACGAGCGCCGACTTCGTGACGAGCGCGAAGACGCTCGACGCGGGCGGCGCGCGGATCATCCTGCAGCACGTCCTGCCGAACTGCGTCTCGGCGATCATCGTGCAGGCCACCGTGATCATGCCGGTCGCGGTCATCGGCGAGGCCCTGCTGTCCTTCCTCGGCCTCGGCATCCAGCCGCCCACCCCGAGCCTCGGCATCATGCTCTCGGACGCGCAGCAGTACCTCGGCCAGGCGCCGTGGGCCGCGGTCGTGCCCGGCGTCGCGATCGCCGTCGTCTGCCTCGGCTTCAACCTGTTCGGCGACGCCCTGCGCGACGCCCTCGACCCCACCGCCTCGGACCGGAAGTAA
- a CDS encoding polysaccharide deacetylase family protein, with the protein MDHRTTRRSLLTGAGALLAAGALAACSSQPPRRATSATPTPTATRTPTGTPTPTPTPTPTRPALTKVPLPRGTVTGLPAGTPGIAWTVDDGASSDVVAAYARFAAETGTRLTFFVNGARPAWTEHADLLRPLVASGQVQLGNHTWDHPALTKLGDQAVQDQLTRNHAFIQDTYGVDAKPYFRPPFGYHDARVDRAAAAVGYTTPLLWYGTLADSGDITSDQIVGFAEQWFQPAHIVIGHANHPGTIGALPRLHALLEQRGLATYTLDDVFSH; encoded by the coding sequence ATGGACCACCGCACCACGCGCCGCAGCCTGCTCACCGGGGCCGGAGCGCTCCTCGCCGCCGGGGCGCTCGCCGCGTGTTCCTCCCAGCCGCCCCGGCGGGCGACGAGCGCGACCCCGACGCCGACAGCCACCCGGACACCCACGGGCACGCCCACACCGACACCGACACCGACACCGACCCGTCCGGCACTGACGAAGGTGCCGCTGCCCCGGGGGACCGTGACGGGTCTGCCAGCGGGGACACCCGGGATCGCGTGGACGGTGGACGACGGGGCATCGTCGGACGTCGTCGCCGCGTACGCCCGGTTCGCGGCCGAGACCGGCACGCGCCTGACCTTCTTCGTCAACGGCGCGCGGCCCGCGTGGACCGAGCACGCCGACCTGCTGCGGCCGCTCGTCGCCTCCGGGCAGGTGCAGCTCGGGAACCACACGTGGGATCACCCCGCCCTGACGAAGCTCGGCGACCAGGCGGTCCAGGACCAGCTGACGCGGAACCACGCCTTCATCCAGGACACCTACGGCGTCGACGCGAAGCCGTACTTCCGGCCGCCGTTCGGCTACCACGACGCCCGGGTCGACCGGGCGGCGGCGGCCGTCGGCTACACCACCCCGCTGCTCTGGTACGGGACGCTCGCGGACTCCGGGGACATCACCTCGGACCAGATCGTCGGCTTCGCGGAGCAGTGGTTCCAGCCGGCGCACATCGTCATCGGGCACGCCAACCACCCCGGCACCATCGGCGCGCTGCCGAGGCTCCACGCCCTGCTCGAGCAGCGCGGCCTGGCGACCTACACGCTCGACGACGTGTTCTCCCACTGA
- a CDS encoding zinc-dependent alcohol dehydrogenase, translating into MRALTWQGTEKVSVETVPDPTIQEPTDAIVRITSTAICGSDLHLYRVLGPYIDKGDVLGHEPMGIVEEVGSAVTNLKVGDRVVVPFNISCGHCWMCRHGFQSQCETTQVKEYGTGASLFGYTKMYGQVPGGQAEYLRVPHADYGPIKVPDSGADDQWLFMSDIIPTAWQAVQYADVPEGGTLAVLGLGPVGQFAARIGKHLGYRVLAVDPEQVRRDLGAKHGIEVFDLSDDVVPQLVDLTDGRGPDGVVDAVGMEAHGNPVAGFAQRAAGLLPDKLAQKAIETAGVDRLAAVHAAIDLVRRGGTVSLSGVYGGMADPMPMMTLFDKQITIREGQCNVRRWVDDLMPLVSDPSDPLGTLDLTTHRVSLEDAPHMYSVFQKKEDGCIKVVLDPSLAPAAA; encoded by the coding sequence GTGCGCGCACTGACATGGCAGGGCACCGAGAAGGTGTCCGTCGAGACCGTCCCCGACCCGACCATCCAGGAGCCGACCGACGCGATCGTGCGGATCACGTCGACCGCCATCTGCGGCTCCGACCTGCACCTGTACCGGGTGCTCGGCCCGTACATCGACAAGGGCGACGTCCTCGGGCACGAGCCCATGGGCATCGTGGAGGAGGTCGGCTCCGCCGTCACGAACCTGAAGGTCGGCGACCGGGTCGTCGTCCCGTTCAACATCTCGTGCGGCCACTGCTGGATGTGCCGCCACGGCTTCCAGTCGCAGTGCGAGACGACGCAGGTCAAGGAGTACGGCACCGGCGCCTCGCTCTTCGGCTACACGAAGATGTACGGCCAGGTCCCCGGCGGGCAGGCCGAGTACCTGCGGGTGCCGCACGCCGACTACGGCCCGATCAAGGTGCCGGACAGCGGTGCCGACGACCAGTGGCTGTTCATGAGCGACATCATCCCGACCGCCTGGCAGGCCGTGCAGTACGCGGACGTGCCCGAGGGCGGGACGCTCGCGGTGCTCGGCCTGGGCCCCGTGGGGCAGTTCGCCGCGCGGATCGGCAAGCACCTCGGCTACCGGGTGCTCGCCGTCGACCCCGAGCAGGTCCGCCGCGACCTCGGGGCGAAGCACGGCATCGAGGTGTTCGACCTGTCCGACGACGTCGTGCCGCAGCTCGTCGACCTCACCGACGGCCGCGGGCCGGACGGCGTGGTCGACGCGGTCGGCATGGAGGCGCACGGCAACCCCGTCGCCGGGTTCGCCCAGCGCGCGGCCGGCCTGCTGCCGGACAAGCTCGCGCAGAAGGCGATCGAGACCGCGGGCGTCGACCGGCTGGCGGCGGTGCACGCGGCGATCGACCTCGTCCGGCGCGGTGGCACGGTGTCGCTGTCCGGCGTGTACGGCGGGATGGCCGACCCGATGCCGATGATGACCCTGTTCGACAAGCAGATCACGATCCGCGAGGGACAGTGCAACGTCCGCCGCTGGGTCGACGACCTGATGCCGCTCGTGTCCGACCCATCGGACCCCCTCGGCACGCTCGACCTGACCACGCACCGGGTGTCGCTCGAGGACGCCCCGCACATGTACTCGGTCTTCCAGAAGAAGGAGGACGGCTGCATCAAGGTCGTCCTCGACCCGTCGCTCGCGCCCGCGGCGGCGTGA
- a CDS encoding type I restriction endonuclease produces MEFEERLAALATKVHNQRQAIQTEEATKNAFVMPFISTILGYDVFNPLEVVPEFTADVGVKRGEKVDYAIMRDGEVQILIECKKSTEPLKIEHASQLFRYFSVTNARIAVLTNGEVYNFYTDLDAPNKMDDRPFLVLDLADIDETLLPELSKLTKDVFDLDSVISAAEELKYVGALKRAIAVQFREPEEDFVRLFASRVYEGRFTQEARSQFTTLVAKASKQFLNEQVNDRLKTALGASYTAPIEQATSVEALSSELVVEEDIDRDTEIETTPEELEGYQIVKAIACSEVKPERIVHRDQKSYFAILLDNNNRKPIARLWFNGKKQKYIGLFDEDKVETRHPIESLEDIYLHADALRVSVSRLR; encoded by the coding sequence ATGGAGTTCGAAGAGCGTCTCGCTGCGTTGGCCACGAAGGTGCACAACCAACGCCAGGCGATCCAGACCGAGGAGGCCACGAAGAACGCGTTCGTGATGCCCTTCATCTCGACGATCCTCGGGTACGACGTGTTCAACCCCCTCGAAGTCGTTCCGGAGTTCACGGCGGACGTCGGCGTGAAGCGTGGGGAGAAGGTCGACTATGCGATCATGCGCGACGGTGAGGTGCAGATCCTCATCGAGTGCAAGAAGTCCACGGAGCCGCTCAAGATCGAGCATGCATCCCAGCTCTTCCGGTACTTCTCCGTCACGAACGCACGCATCGCCGTGTTGACCAACGGCGAGGTCTACAACTTCTACACGGATCTCGACGCACCGAACAAGATGGACGACCGACCGTTCCTCGTGCTCGACCTAGCCGACATCGACGAGACACTCCTGCCGGAGCTCAGCAAGCTCACGAAGGACGTGTTCGACCTCGATTCGGTGATCAGCGCGGCCGAGGAACTCAAGTACGTCGGCGCGCTGAAGCGTGCCATCGCCGTACAGTTCCGGGAGCCCGAGGAGGACTTCGTCCGACTCTTCGCGTCGCGTGTCTACGAGGGGCGCTTCACCCAGGAGGCGCGCAGCCAGTTCACGACGCTCGTCGCCAAGGCCTCGAAGCAATTCCTCAACGAACAGGTCAACGACCGTCTGAAGACGGCGCTCGGTGCCTCCTACACGGCGCCGATCGAGCAAGCTACTTCCGTCGAGGCGCTCTCGAGCGAGCTGGTGGTGGAAGAGGACATAGATCGAGACACCGAGATCGAGACCACGCCCGAGGAACTCGAGGGCTATCAGATCGTCAAGGCCATCGCCTGCAGCGAGGTCAAGCCCGAGCGCATCGTGCACCGGGATCAGAAGTCGTACTTCGCCATTCTGCTCGACAACAACAACCGCAAGCCGATCGCGCGCCTCTGGTTCAACGGGAAGAAGCAGAAGTACATCGGGTTGTTCGACGAGGACAAAGTCGAGACGCGACACCCGATTGAGTCGCTCGAGGACATCTACCTGCACGCGGATGCCCTCCGGGTGTCCGTGTCACGCTTGCGCTGA
- a CDS encoding ABC transporter substrate-binding protein — MSQTSPRRRRTLLAVPAVALAATLALTACVPVQRSKAGGATAGTVTTVPIGDQQVREGGDLVMALSAEPDRLDPTTSSSLYTRYVMETMCQKLYDIDAEGTVVPMLATALPTVSDGGKTVTFPVHTGYRFADGTPFDADAVVTTLERNLTKDDSSRKSEMGPVSSIDAVDDHTVRIRYATPFAPITAALADRAGMVMSPTALEQEGDGFGDHPVCIGPYKFVERVPQTSITVERDPQYHDPASAHFDRITYRIITDASIRAQNLKSGDVQVADSISTQDVDELMRRKDLSVLRTGSLGYQGITINLANQDGVGTDPKPLDTPLATQRTVRQALSMSINRAELVQSVFRGWADVACSPIPDSSVFATDASKTCPEYDPERAKQLLEQAGVEQPFPIEMEVTNTPDTVRFAQALQAQARAGGFAITITPVEYTTLLDDQTRGDFQALQLGWSGRVDPHGNIGSFLGTGGGNNYPGYSDPDVDDLISRAAQATDQQERADLYGQLVTKVQQDDPIIYLYRTRSITGVSTDVAGVSTYADGVVRLSQAAFVEGGSK, encoded by the coding sequence ATGTCCCAGACCTCCCCCCGACGCCGCCGGACACTGCTCGCCGTGCCCGCCGTCGCCCTGGCCGCCACGCTCGCCCTCACCGCCTGCGTCCCGGTCCAACGCTCGAAGGCCGGCGGCGCGACCGCCGGCACCGTCACGACCGTCCCGATCGGCGACCAGCAGGTCCGCGAGGGCGGTGACCTCGTCATGGCGCTCTCCGCCGAGCCGGACCGACTCGACCCGACCACCTCGTCGTCGCTGTACACCCGGTACGTCATGGAGACGATGTGCCAGAAGCTGTACGACATCGACGCCGAGGGCACGGTCGTCCCGATGCTCGCCACGGCGCTGCCCACGGTGTCGGACGGTGGGAAGACCGTCACGTTCCCGGTGCACACCGGGTACCGCTTCGCCGACGGCACCCCGTTCGACGCGGACGCTGTCGTGACGACGCTCGAGCGCAACCTGACGAAGGACGACTCGAGCCGGAAGAGCGAGATGGGTCCGGTGTCGAGCATCGACGCGGTCGACGACCACACCGTCCGGATCCGCTACGCGACGCCCTTCGCCCCGATCACCGCCGCGCTCGCGGACCGTGCGGGCATGGTGATGTCGCCGACCGCGCTGGAACAGGAGGGCGACGGGTTCGGCGACCACCCGGTCTGCATCGGCCCGTACAAGTTCGTCGAGCGCGTCCCGCAGACGTCCATCACGGTCGAGCGCGACCCGCAGTACCACGACCCGGCGAGCGCGCACTTCGACCGGATCACCTACCGGATCATCACGGACGCGAGCATCCGCGCGCAGAACCTGAAGTCCGGCGACGTGCAGGTGGCCGACTCGATCTCGACCCAGGACGTCGACGAGCTCATGCGGCGGAAGGACCTCAGCGTCCTGCGCACCGGGTCGCTCGGCTACCAGGGCATCACGATCAACCTGGCCAACCAGGACGGCGTCGGCACGGACCCGAAGCCGCTCGACACCCCGCTCGCCACGCAGCGGACGGTCCGGCAGGCCCTGTCGATGTCGATCAACCGTGCCGAACTCGTGCAGAGCGTGTTCCGCGGGTGGGCAGACGTCGCGTGCTCGCCGATCCCGGACTCGAGCGTGTTCGCGACGGACGCGAGCAAGACGTGCCCGGAGTACGACCCCGAGCGGGCGAAGCAGCTCCTCGAGCAGGCCGGCGTCGAGCAACCGTTCCCGATCGAGATGGAGGTGACGAACACCCCCGACACCGTGCGGTTCGCCCAGGCACTGCAGGCCCAGGCCCGTGCCGGCGGCTTCGCGATCACGATCACGCCGGTCGAGTACACGACCCTGCTCGACGACCAGACCCGCGGTGACTTCCAGGCGCTCCAGCTCGGCTGGTCCGGCCGAGTGGACCCGCACGGCAACATCGGCTCGTTCCTCGGCACCGGCGGCGGCAACAACTACCCCGGGTACAGCGACCCCGACGTCGACGACCTGATCAGCCGCGCGGCCCAGGCCACCGACCAGCAGGAGCGCGCCGACCTGTACGGGCAGCTCGTGACGAAGGTGCAGCAGGACGACCCGATCATCTACCTCTACCGGACCCGGAGCATCACGGGCGTCAGCACGGACGTCGCCGGGGTCTCCACCTACGCCGACGGCGTGGTCCGACTCAGCCAGGCGGCGTTCGTGGAAGGCGGCAGCAAGTGA
- a CDS encoding NAD(P)/FAD-dependent oxidoreductase: MSDHFDVIVIGGSAAGLSAALILGRSRRSVLVVDAGEPRNAPAAGAHNYLGREGVAPAELTRIGRQEVAAYGVQVTAGRIVATSATDGDGTDPVAFSVTLDSGAVVTARRLVVASGAVDVLPEVPGLAEQWGRGVVHCPFCHGWEIRDQRIGILVTTPNGVHHALMFRALSDRVTAFVTDPALVDDTAMAGLTARGIGVITGPVARVVSSGDVLTGVETGSGEVVPLDALAAASTAEARVDVLAGLGLVAEDVVVGGSRFGSALVVDAAGQTGVRGVYAAGNVTAPMATVIASAAAGTQAGAAVHGDLVQADLAAALAGVAAGV, encoded by the coding sequence ATGTCCGATCACTTCGACGTCATCGTCATCGGCGGCTCGGCCGCCGGCCTGTCCGCAGCCCTGATCCTGGGGCGGTCCCGTCGCTCCGTCCTCGTCGTCGACGCGGGTGAGCCCCGCAACGCGCCCGCGGCCGGTGCGCACAACTACCTCGGGCGCGAGGGGGTCGCCCCCGCCGAGTTGACCCGCATCGGACGTCAGGAGGTCGCCGCCTACGGCGTGCAGGTCACGGCCGGGAGGATCGTGGCCACGTCCGCCACGGACGGTGACGGGACCGACCCGGTCGCTTTCTCGGTCACGCTCGACTCCGGCGCGGTCGTCACCGCGCGGCGACTCGTCGTCGCCTCCGGCGCCGTCGACGTGCTGCCGGAGGTCCCGGGGCTCGCCGAGCAGTGGGGGCGCGGGGTCGTGCACTGCCCGTTCTGCCACGGGTGGGAGATCCGCGACCAGCGCATCGGGATCCTGGTGACGACACCGAACGGGGTGCACCACGCGCTCATGTTCCGGGCGTTGAGCGACCGGGTGACGGCGTTCGTGACCGACCCGGCGCTCGTCGACGACACCGCCATGGCAGGTCTCACGGCTCGTGGCATCGGGGTGATCACGGGTCCGGTTGCCCGCGTGGTGTCTTCGGGCGACGTGCTGACCGGGGTGGAGACGGGGTCGGGCGAGGTCGTCCCGCTCGACGCCCTCGCCGCCGCCAGCACCGCCGAGGCCCGCGTCGACGTCCTGGCCGGGCTGGGCCTGGTGGCGGAGGACGTCGTCGTGGGCGGCTCCCGGTTCGGGAGCGCGCTCGTGGTCGACGCCGCGGGGCAGACCGGCGTGCGCGGGGTGTACGCGGCGGGCAACGTGACGGCCCCGATGGCGACCGTGATCGCGTCGGCCGCGGCGGGGACGCAGGCGGGGGCGGCGGTGCACGGCGACCTGGTGCAGGCGGACCTGGCGGCGGCGCTGGCGGGGGTGGCGGCGGGAGTGTGA
- a CDS encoding pentapeptide repeat-containing protein, whose amino-acid sequence MARSTGTDAPRITLTEPTDLQDWSPAPGDLLTGDRIEAKRIAMLDVAGERLPDLELEECVVGTLRADGTDLRGLRVRDSVVETLDAPVFRASSSAWREVRVAGGRVGSADLYDATLNGVEFVGMKLGFVNLRGSTLTDVVFRDCVLDELDIADARLLRVSFEGTRIRSAEGSNTRIDHVDLRAADLDRVERLEGFRGATIGADQLFALAPLLAAQAGYRVD is encoded by the coding sequence ATGGCACGTTCGACCGGCACCGACGCCCCGCGGATCACCCTGACCGAGCCGACCGACCTGCAGGACTGGTCACCGGCACCCGGCGACCTGCTCACCGGCGACCGGATCGAGGCGAAGCGCATCGCGATGCTCGACGTCGCCGGGGAGCGGCTGCCCGACCTCGAGCTCGAGGAGTGTGTCGTCGGGACCCTCCGCGCCGACGGCACCGATCTGCGCGGCCTGCGCGTCCGCGACTCGGTCGTCGAGACGCTCGACGCCCCGGTGTTCCGCGCCTCGAGCAGCGCCTGGCGCGAGGTCCGGGTCGCCGGCGGCCGGGTCGGGTCGGCCGACCTGTACGACGCGACGCTGAACGGGGTCGAGTTCGTCGGCATGAAGCTCGGGTTCGTGAACCTCCGCGGGTCGACGCTCACCGACGTGGTGTTCCGCGATTGCGTGCTCGACGAACTCGACATCGCCGACGCCCGACTGCTCCGCGTGTCCTTCGAGGGCACACGCATCCGCTCCGCCGAGGGTTCGAACACCCGCATCGACCACGTCGACCTGCGGGCCGCCGACCTGGACCGGGTGGAGCGGCTCGAGGGGTTCCGCGGGGCGACGATCGGTGCCGACCAGCTGTTCGCCCTCGCGCCGCTCCTGGCCGCGCAGGCTGGTTATCGCGTGGACTGA
- a CDS encoding NAD-dependent epimerase/dehydratase family protein, translated as MRVVVVGATGNVGTAVLRRLAAARLAGDGRAGSDEGLQVVGVARRLPDARVAPYDVAVWHAVDVGGDGAVAELAAVFRGADAVVHLAWALQPTHDIPAQHRTNVRGTANVLAAVARAGVQQVVVASSVGAYRGVNVDGKRTPVDESFPTTGIPTATYSVHKAENERALDTFEREHPDVVVTRLRPGLVFQRSVAAELRGLFLGHLVPMSVVRAARFAVLPLPLPFVFQAVHADDLADAFWRAIDRRAAGAFNIAASPVLTPPRMARAAGMLGAVRIPLRLLRGVVTLTWRLRLQPTDAGWLDIAAGVPVMQTDRARNELGWAPQHTAEDALRELVGGFADGARVPASGPLRG; from the coding sequence ATGCGCGTCGTCGTGGTCGGGGCGACCGGGAACGTCGGGACCGCCGTGCTGAGGCGGCTCGCGGCGGCTCGGCTCGCCGGTGACGGCCGGGCCGGCTCCGACGAGGGGCTGCAGGTCGTCGGGGTCGCTCGACGGCTGCCCGACGCCCGGGTCGCACCGTACGACGTCGCGGTCTGGCACGCCGTCGACGTCGGTGGCGACGGTGCCGTCGCGGAGCTCGCCGCCGTGTTCCGCGGGGCCGACGCCGTCGTGCACCTGGCGTGGGCGCTCCAGCCGACGCACGACATCCCCGCGCAGCACCGGACCAACGTCCGGGGCACGGCGAACGTGCTCGCCGCCGTGGCCCGGGCCGGGGTCCAGCAGGTCGTCGTGGCCTCCTCGGTCGGGGCGTACCGCGGGGTCAACGTGGACGGCAAGCGGACGCCGGTGGACGAGTCCTTCCCCACGACCGGCATCCCGACGGCGACGTACTCGGTGCACAAGGCCGAGAACGAACGGGCACTGGACACGTTCGAGCGCGAGCACCCGGACGTGGTCGTGACACGACTCCGGCCCGGGTTGGTGTTCCAGCGGTCGGTGGCCGCGGAGCTCCGGGGGCTGTTCCTCGGGCACCTCGTCCCGATGTCGGTCGTGCGTGCGGCCCGGTTCGCGGTCCTGCCGTTGCCGCTGCCGTTCGTGTTCCAGGCCGTGCACGCCGACGACCTCGCCGACGCGTTCTGGCGGGCGATCGACCGGCGGGCCGCCGGCGCGTTCAACATCGCGGCGTCGCCGGTGCTCACCCCGCCGCGGATGGCCCGGGCCGCCGGGATGCTCGGCGCGGTGCGGATCCCGCTCCGCCTGCTGCGCGGGGTCGTCACGCTGACCTGGCGGCTCCGGCTCCAGCCGACGGACGCCGGGTGGCTCGACATCGCAGCCGGCGTGCCGGTCATGCAGACCGACCGCGCCCGGAACGAGCTCGGGTGGGCGCCGCAGCACACGGCGGAGGACGCCCTGCGGGAACTCGTCGGCGGCTTCGCCGACGGCGCCCGTGTGCCCGCGTCCGGACCCCTGCGCGGGTGA
- a CDS encoding DNA alkylation repair protein has product MQTCDAEAVLAALARTPGDVAAARRVARQFADLDAGERSALLWSEDPGARLVAVVLLVQAMRARPDAELTDEFLAAAKAERFDDTTLVDLAAEELVGAPLVGGSTGPLFALVKSDVAMVRRIAVVATLAFAKQGDAEVPLGIVGRLVRERSDTVQSALGWVLRETGKRASEPALVAFLERHGRFLTPAARATATEHLPPTERDRLRA; this is encoded by the coding sequence ATGCAGACATGCGACGCCGAGGCGGTCCTCGCCGCCCTCGCGCGGACCCCGGGGGACGTGGCGGCGGCGCGGCGGGTCGCCCGGCAGTTCGCGGACCTCGACGCGGGGGAGCGGTCCGCCCTGCTCTGGAGCGAGGACCCCGGCGCGCGGCTCGTCGCGGTGGTGCTCCTCGTGCAGGCGATGCGGGCGCGGCCGGACGCCGAGCTGACGGACGAGTTCCTCGCCGCGGCGAAGGCGGAGCGCTTCGACGACACCACGCTCGTCGACCTCGCGGCGGAGGAGCTCGTCGGTGCGCCGCTCGTCGGCGGTTCGACCGGCCCGTTGTTCGCGCTCGTGAAGTCCGACGTGGCGATGGTGCGCCGGATCGCGGTCGTGGCGACCCTGGCGTTCGCGAAGCAGGGCGACGCCGAGGTCCCGCTCGGGATCGTCGGGCGGCTCGTCCGCGAGCGCAGCGACACCGTGCAGTCGGCGCTCGGGTGGGTCCTGCGCGAGACCGGCAAGCGGGCCTCCGAGCCGGCGCTCGTGGCGTTCCTCGAGCGGCACGGGCGGTTCCTGACCCCGGCGGCACGGGCGACCGCGACCGAGCACCTGCCCCCAACCGAGCGCGACCGGCTGCGCGCCTGA
- a CDS encoding DUF6314 family protein produces MLLPTDLLGDWDLARTVDDRAAGVRGIVTGRTTLSLTGPDEVRWDESGVMRFGGRETPVSRTLLVRRGADAHWSVHFIDGRVFHDWVWGAAVEHACAPDDYTGVLTGDARRWTVRWQARGPAKDYRLDSVLTPAA; encoded by the coding sequence GTGCTGCTGCCGACGGACTTGCTCGGGGACTGGGACCTCGCACGGACCGTGGACGACCGCGCCGCCGGTGTCCGCGGCATCGTCACCGGCCGCACCACGCTCTCGCTCACCGGTCCGGACGAGGTGCGCTGGGACGAGTCCGGCGTGATGCGGTTCGGCGGTCGGGAGACCCCGGTGTCCCGGACGCTGCTCGTCCGCCGCGGCGCCGACGCGCACTGGAGCGTGCACTTCATCGACGGCCGGGTCTTCCACGACTGGGTGTGGGGCGCGGCGGTCGAGCACGCCTGCGCGCCGGACGACTACACCGGCGTGCTCACGGGCGACGCCCGACGGTGGACGGTGCGCTGGCAGGCCCGGGGTCCCGCGAAGGACTACCGGCTCGACAGCGTGCTGACCCCGGCGGCGTGA